The Sinomicrobium kalidii genome contains a region encoding:
- a CDS encoding Mrp/NBP35 family ATP-binding protein yields MKLDKKEILKALETITVPGEGKNMVESGAVTNIMTFGDEVVVDVTIKNPSLQARKKTEVEILKAVHSEVYEKAKIKVNIKVDAPEKKPQIKGKSIPGIKNVIAVASGKGGVGKSTITANLAVTLARMGFKVGLLDADIYGPSIPMMLDVERERPLAVQVDGKSKMKPVENYGVKVLSIGFFTQPDQAVIWRGPMASKALNQMIFDAAWGELDFLLVDLPPGTGDIHLSIMQSLPVTGAVVVSTPQNVALADARKGVAMFQQESIRVPVLGIVENMAYFTPEELPDNKYYIFGREGAKNLSEDLDVPFLGEIPLVQSIREAGDVGRPAALQTATPLEEAFENLTKNVVREVVGRNENLPPTEAIKITTMAGCSAVKKK; encoded by the coding sequence ATGAAGCTGGACAAAAAAGAAATACTGAAAGCATTAGAAACCATAACCGTGCCCGGTGAAGGAAAGAATATGGTAGAGAGCGGCGCTGTCACCAATATCATGACATTCGGGGATGAGGTTGTGGTGGATGTCACCATAAAAAACCCCAGTCTGCAGGCCCGTAAGAAAACCGAGGTGGAGATACTGAAGGCCGTTCACAGCGAAGTCTATGAGAAAGCCAAGATAAAAGTAAATATCAAGGTAGATGCCCCGGAGAAAAAACCGCAGATAAAAGGAAAGTCCATTCCCGGCATTAAGAACGTTATTGCCGTGGCTTCCGGAAAAGGGGGAGTGGGAAAATCTACAATAACGGCCAACCTCGCGGTTACACTGGCCAGGATGGGGTTTAAGGTGGGCCTGCTGGATGCCGATATCTACGGACCTTCCATCCCGATGATGCTCGATGTGGAAAGGGAACGACCGCTGGCCGTACAGGTAGACGGGAAATCCAAGATGAAGCCCGTGGAAAACTACGGGGTCAAAGTACTGTCTATCGGGTTCTTTACACAGCCCGACCAGGCCGTGATATGGCGGGGACCCATGGCGTCCAAGGCGCTCAACCAGATGATCTTTGATGCTGCCTGGGGCGAACTGGACTTTTTGCTGGTGGACCTTCCGCCGGGAACCGGGGATATACATCTCAGCATTATGCAGTCCCTGCCCGTTACCGGTGCCGTGGTGGTGAGTACACCACAGAATGTGGCCCTGGCCGATGCCCGCAAAGGGGTGGCCATGTTCCAGCAGGAAAGCATACGCGTGCCCGTACTGGGCATTGTGGAAAATATGGCATACTTTACCCCGGAAGAATTGCCGGACAATAAGTATTATATCTTCGGTCGGGAAGGCGCCAAAAACCTTTCGGAAGACCTTGATGTGCCTTTCCTCGGCGAAATTCCGCTGGTACAGAGTATCAGGGAGGCAGGGGACGTTGGTCGTCCTGCGGCCCTGCAAACGGCAACACCGCTGGAGGAAGCCTTTGAAAACCTGACGAAAAACGTAGTACGGGAAGTAGTGGGCAGGAATGAAAACCTCCCGCCTACCGAAGCTATAAAAATAACCACTATGGCCGGTTGTTCGGCCGTAAAAAAGAAATAG
- a CDS encoding MGMT family protein gives MKPENLNFFEKVYAVAREIPYGRVTSYGAIARYLGTARSARMVGWAMNACNGREDVPAHRVVNRKGLLSGKHHFSGTNLMQQLLESEGVEVKDNHIVRFEELFWDPSGELQ, from the coding sequence GTGAAACCCGAAAACCTGAATTTTTTTGAAAAAGTATATGCCGTGGCCCGCGAAATACCTTACGGAAGGGTCACTTCCTACGGCGCTATTGCCCGTTATCTCGGCACGGCGCGGTCTGCACGTATGGTGGGCTGGGCCATGAACGCCTGTAACGGCCGGGAAGATGTCCCGGCTCACCGGGTGGTCAACCGCAAGGGCCTGCTCAGCGGGAAACATCACTTCAGCGGAACCAATCTCATGCAACAACTCCTGGAAAGTGAAGGTGTGGAAGTAAAAGACAATCACATCGTCCGTTTTGAAGAACTTTTCTGGGACCCTTCCGGGGAATTACAGTGA
- a CDS encoding LysE family transporter, with protein sequence MTHIVILFFATFSAASMGVLLPGLVNMTAAKTSALKGRTNGILFAVGASLIVIGQAYIGVLISKYLYRNTHIIDILMKIAVIVFSFFAIYFFVVGKKKKAKKMRSAYVSKRKSFFKGMLLSSLNLLPIPYFCGINAAWNVSGWIKFELADILVFILAAGLGTFATLYVYVVYFNKMEDRTEQLTKYSDYILSGLMLVLVIITLIRIFYGG encoded by the coding sequence ATGACACATATTGTGATTCTGTTCTTTGCCACGTTTTCTGCAGCATCAATGGGGGTACTGCTCCCCGGACTGGTGAATATGACCGCGGCGAAGACCAGTGCTTTGAAAGGAAGAACAAACGGTATCCTGTTTGCCGTAGGAGCTTCTCTCATAGTGATCGGGCAGGCCTATATCGGGGTGCTGATATCAAAATATCTTTACAGGAATACGCATATCATTGATATCCTGATGAAGATAGCAGTGATAGTCTTTTCCTTTTTTGCCATTTATTTTTTTGTGGTGGGTAAAAAGAAGAAAGCAAAAAAAATGCGTTCGGCATACGTGAGCAAGCGGAAGAGTTTTTTTAAGGGGATGCTGCTCTCCTCGCTCAATCTTTTGCCCATACCTTATTTCTGCGGGATCAATGCAGCCTGGAACGTCTCCGGATGGATAAAGTTTGAGCTGGCCGATATCCTTGTCTTTATCCTGGCTGCCGGACTGGGCACGTTTGCCACACTGTATGTGTATGTGGTGTATTTTAACAAGATGGAGGACAGGACCGAGCAGCTGACAAAATATTCCGATTATATCCTGAGCGGATTGATGCTGGTTTTGGTTATTATTACACTTATTCGTATTTTTTATGGTGGATAA
- the trmB gene encoding tRNA (guanosine(46)-N7)-methyltransferase TrmB, with protein sequence MGSKNKLKRFRENETFSNVIQPVRDKVLSEGFPLKGKWGTDFFKNSNPVVLELGCGKGEYAVSLARKYPDKNFIGVDIKGARFWRGARTALEENLGNVAFLRTQIELIDLFFESNEVSEIWITFPDPQIKYKRTKHRLTNTDFLSRYQKILKKDGVIHLKTDSEFMHGYTLGLLHGLGHEICYAHHDVYRNEYSPEEVTGIQTFYEKQYLEQQKPITYIKFRL encoded by the coding sequence GTGGGCAGCAAAAACAAGCTAAAGCGATTCAGGGAAAACGAGACTTTTTCCAATGTTATTCAGCCGGTACGGGACAAAGTCCTTTCCGAAGGATTTCCGCTCAAAGGGAAATGGGGAACCGATTTTTTTAAAAACAGCAATCCCGTCGTATTGGAACTGGGGTGTGGCAAAGGCGAATATGCCGTGAGCCTCGCACGGAAATATCCGGATAAGAACTTTATAGGCGTCGATATCAAGGGTGCCCGCTTCTGGAGAGGTGCCAGGACAGCCCTGGAAGAAAACCTGGGCAATGTTGCTTTTTTACGAACGCAAATAGAACTGATTGACCTCTTTTTCGAAAGTAATGAAGTAAGTGAAATATGGATCACCTTCCCCGATCCGCAAATCAAATACAAAAGGACCAAGCACCGGCTTACCAATACCGATTTTTTGTCCAGATACCAAAAGATACTCAAAAAGGACGGAGTGATTCATCTCAAGACCGACAGCGAATTTATGCACGGATATACCCTGGGGTTATTGCATGGGCTCGGACATGAAATATGCTATGCGCATCACGACGTTTACCGCAACGAATATTCTCCGGAAGAAGTGACCGGTATACAGACTTTCTATGAAAAACAGTATCTTGAGCAGCAAAAACCGATAACCTATATAAAATTCAGGCTCTGA
- a CDS encoding glycosyltransferase, whose protein sequence is MNYRILVAPLNWGLGHATRCIPVIRALQENGFCPVIASDGIALELLKKEFPGLESIYLPSYQIEYAKEGKYFKLKMIWDSPKMVKAISREKKLVKKIVKERQIDGIISDNRLGVYHKKVPSVFITHQLNVLTGSTSWLSSKVHRKIIKKFDQCWVPDMEEKPNLSGKLGHMKKASVPVKYIGPLSRLQKKELDIIYDLAIILSGPEPQRTLLENKIVREIQNYTGSILFVRGEIENSQNIQKKGNVTIYNFMRSEELETALNQSALILSRSGYTTIMDLVNLRKRAFFIPTPGQYEQEYLAKRFDKKGMVPFATQKDFRIQMLSQVENYKGLPELPVNRFNFEELFELFRSPHENFEVL, encoded by the coding sequence ATGAACTACCGGATACTCGTTGCCCCCCTCAACTGGGGTTTGGGGCATGCCACCAGGTGCATTCCAGTGATACGGGCGTTACAGGAAAACGGCTTTTGCCCCGTAATTGCCTCCGATGGCATTGCCCTGGAGTTGCTGAAGAAGGAATTTCCCGGCCTGGAAAGCATATACCTGCCCTCCTACCAGATAGAATATGCCAAGGAGGGAAAATATTTTAAGCTGAAGATGATATGGGATTCCCCGAAAATGGTCAAGGCCATTTCCAGGGAAAAAAAGCTGGTCAAAAAAATTGTTAAGGAAAGGCAGATAGACGGTATTATTTCCGACAACCGCCTGGGGGTTTACCATAAAAAAGTTCCTTCGGTGTTCATTACCCATCAATTAAATGTCCTTACGGGAAGTACGTCCTGGCTGAGTTCCAAAGTCCACCGGAAGATCATAAAGAAATTTGACCAGTGCTGGGTGCCGGACATGGAAGAGAAACCCAATCTGAGCGGAAAACTCGGCCACATGAAAAAAGCATCCGTACCGGTTAAGTATATCGGCCCCCTGAGCCGTTTGCAGAAAAAGGAACTGGATATTATCTACGACCTCGCCATTATCCTGTCGGGCCCCGAACCGCAACGAACGCTACTGGAAAACAAGATCGTGAGGGAGATCCAGAACTACACAGGCAGTATCCTTTTTGTACGGGGAGAGATCGAGAATTCGCAAAACATTCAGAAAAAGGGTAACGTTACCATTTACAACTTTATGCGTTCGGAAGAACTGGAAACCGCCCTGAACCAAAGTGCGCTGATACTGTCGCGTTCGGGCTACACCACCATAATGGACCTCGTCAATCTCAGGAAAAGGGCCTTTTTTATTCCCACTCCGGGACAATACGAACAGGAATACCTGGCCAAACGGTTCGATAAAAAAGGGATGGTACCTTTCGCCACCCAAAAGGATTTCCGCATACAGATGCTGTCACAGGTCGAAAACTACAAGGGACTGCCGGAACTGCCGGTAAACCGTTTTAATTTTGAGGAATTGTTTGAGCTTTTCCGCTCCCCCCATGAAAATTTTGAGGTTTTGTAG
- a CDS encoding sensor histidine kinase: MYWKALLIFVVVNFAICFFIIQFRVERFIYKRVKKIYDDVSLLESTSFHQQPITTDMATLTREIEKFAQDKKLEIETLKVRETYRKEFMGNVSHELKTPLFTVQGYILTLLDGAIKDKSVRKKYLQRAAKGVERLIYIVRDLDMITKLEVGDLHLDYEEFNIVEVVENSFDLLEMKAAKKNITLTFDMAYESPIMVRADKERIQQVVTNLVVNSIKYGKKDGTTEISIENLIKNKVIVRITDNGEGIEKQHIPRLFERFFRVDKSGSRKEGGSGLGLAIVKHIMEAHSEKIYVESVFGMGSEFSFTLEKVEVPEELQES, encoded by the coding sequence ATGTATTGGAAAGCATTGCTCATCTTTGTTGTGGTGAATTTTGCCATCTGCTTTTTTATTATCCAGTTCCGGGTGGAACGGTTTATCTACAAGCGGGTTAAAAAAATCTATGACGATGTTTCCCTGCTGGAATCCACCTCCTTCCATCAACAGCCCATCACCACCGATATGGCTACCCTGACCAGGGAGATCGAAAAGTTTGCGCAGGACAAAAAACTGGAGATCGAAACCCTGAAAGTCCGGGAAACCTACCGAAAGGAATTTATGGGAAATGTGTCGCACGAGCTGAAAACCCCGCTGTTTACCGTTCAGGGGTATATTCTCACCCTCCTGGATGGGGCCATCAAAGACAAGTCGGTTCGTAAAAAGTACCTTCAGCGGGCGGCAAAAGGTGTGGAAAGGCTCATTTACATTGTCCGGGACCTCGATATGATAACCAAACTGGAAGTAGGCGACCTTCACCTGGACTACGAGGAGTTCAACATTGTGGAAGTGGTGGAAAACTCCTTTGACCTCCTGGAAATGAAGGCTGCAAAAAAGAATATCACCCTCACTTTCGACATGGCCTACGAAAGCCCGATCATGGTACGTGCCGACAAGGAGCGCATACAGCAGGTGGTTACCAATCTCGTTGTCAATTCCATAAAATACGGTAAAAAGGATGGTACGACGGAAATAAGCATTGAAAACCTCATAAAGAACAAGGTTATTGTACGGATCACCGATAATGGGGAAGGGATTGAAAAACAGCATATCCCCCGTTTGTTCGAGCGTTTTTTCCGGGTAGACAAAAGCGGAAGCAGAAAAGAAGGCGGCTCGGGACTCGGACTGGCGATCGTAAAACACATCATGGAAGCCCACAGCGAAAAGATCTATGTGGAAAGCGTTTTCGGTATGGGGTCTGAATTTTCCTTTACCCTGGAAAAAGTGGAAGTACCGGAAGAACTACAGGAGAGCTAA
- a CDS encoding response regulator transcription factor produces the protein MKKRDIRILLVDDEPDILEIIGYNLSGEGYNVSTAGNGIEAIAKAKKERPHLVILDVMMPEMDGIEACEQLRKIPELSNTVITFLTARGEDYSQVAGFDAGADDYITKPIKPKVLISKVKALLRRLKDQQEPEESVVKVGDITINRDEYKIIQKGNEIILPRKEFELLSLLASRPGKVFKREEILDKVWGNEVIVGGRTIDVHIRKLREKIGDEHFNTVKGVGYKFVL, from the coding sequence ATGAAAAAAAGAGACATCCGGATCCTGCTTGTCGATGACGAACCGGATATTCTGGAAATTATAGGGTACAACCTTTCGGGTGAAGGGTACAATGTATCTACGGCTGGTAATGGAATAGAGGCCATTGCCAAGGCAAAAAAAGAACGTCCGCACCTGGTGATCCTTGATGTGATGATGCCTGAAATGGATGGTATAGAAGCCTGTGAACAGCTCCGCAAAATTCCGGAACTTTCCAATACCGTGATCACATTCCTCACCGCCAGGGGGGAAGACTATTCGCAGGTAGCCGGGTTCGATGCCGGAGCGGACGATTACATCACAAAGCCCATAAAACCGAAAGTGCTGATAAGCAAGGTAAAAGCCCTTCTTCGCCGGTTGAAAGATCAACAGGAGCCCGAAGAAAGTGTGGTGAAGGTAGGTGATATTACCATAAACCGGGATGAATATAAAATAATACAGAAAGGCAATGAGATCATTTTGCCGCGAAAGGAATTCGAACTGCTGTCCCTGCTCGCCTCCCGGCCCGGAAAAGTCTTTAAACGCGAAGAAATACTGGATAAAGTTTGGGGCAATGAGGTTATCGTAGGCGGTCGTACCATCGATGTCCATATCCGTAAACTCCGCGAAAAAATCGGAGACGAACACTTCAATACGGTCAAGGGGGTAGGGTATAAGTTTGTGTTGTAA
- a CDS encoding TonB-dependent receptor has translation MFKKFLLSTIMVFACAFYAAGQEGTITGKVMDGEFDDILPFANIVLKGTTNGTTSDFDGLYTLNVEAGTHTIVFSFVGYETKEITGVEVAPGGTVELNVTLNPSSAQLDEVVVTTTVRKNTEAAVLNFQKKSVTLLDGLSSESIKRTGASDIASAVKRVPGVSVQDGKYVYVRGLGDRYTKSILNGMDIPGLDPDKNTVQMDIFPTSILENVIVVKSASAEFPADFTGGVVDIVTKDFPSKKQMSLSLSGGFNPDMHFKDNYITYEGGNTDFLGFDDGNRKMPISSQTTIPHPAGDNGTLEGITRSFNSTLATKRQQSMPNFGLGFSYGNRYDVGDNNTLGFIASLDYKNETEFYEGFESGLYQKHPDASEYELRYNRRRQGDLGINNVLLSGLAGLSYKTGRSKYRFNILHIQNGRSQAAFFNQSTQIADARNDIKDNLEYTERSVTNALISGKHTSEDTSFTTEWSLSPTLSKVKDKDVRLTTYQIEPDGYSINDNAGLPMRLWRDLEETNVVGKVDFTKDHSMFGHKSVLKFGGLYSYKKRDYSIYNYEILHYATSTQNVEYDPNSILAPGNIWTPETNAGSYIRGNYQPANTYESNQNTAALYVSNEFKLSDAFRAIIGVRGEYFTTFFTGQDNSGDIQMDNEKTIDKMDIFPSANLIYGLNENTNLRASYYRTTARPSFKELSVVQIRDLLTDIRFIGNLELEPTYIDNLDLRYEFFGEEAQMVAVSGFYKHFKDPIEIVAYNKENPTNVQPRNAESAQVFGVELEARKNFGFLTEGLKDLSLNLNVSIIDSKIDMTEQEFDARKQAEREGENTDDSRQLQGQSPYLINAGLNYKNEEIGLESGLFYNVQGKTLEVVGSAGLYPDVYTMPFNSLNFNFSKTLGDEQRSKISIKVENLLGDDRESQYESFRAANQNFSFRAPGTEFSIGYSYRF, from the coding sequence ATGTTTAAGAAATTCCTTTTATCAACCATTATGGTTTTTGCATGTGCCTTTTATGCCGCAGGACAAGAGGGTACCATTACCGGCAAGGTAATGGACGGCGAGTTTGATGATATCCTGCCTTTTGCCAATATTGTACTAAAAGGTACTACAAACGGAACCACTTCCGATTTTGACGGGTTATACACTTTAAACGTAGAAGCCGGCACTCATACGATAGTATTTTCATTTGTAGGTTATGAAACCAAGGAAATAACCGGAGTAGAAGTGGCTCCCGGCGGTACAGTTGAACTTAACGTTACGCTCAATCCATCGTCTGCCCAGTTGGACGAAGTGGTCGTTACAACCACCGTTCGTAAAAATACCGAAGCCGCTGTACTTAACTTTCAAAAGAAATCGGTAACTCTGCTTGACGGACTTTCTTCCGAAAGTATTAAAAGGACAGGGGCAAGTGACATCGCTTCGGCAGTAAAAAGGGTACCCGGCGTATCGGTACAAGATGGCAAGTACGTATATGTACGTGGTCTGGGCGACCGTTACACCAAATCCATCCTGAACGGAATGGATATTCCCGGACTTGACCCGGATAAAAACACAGTACAGATGGACATTTTCCCTACCAGTATTCTGGAAAATGTTATTGTAGTGAAATCAGCTTCGGCCGAGTTTCCGGCCGACTTTACCGGAGGTGTAGTAGATATTGTGACCAAAGATTTCCCATCAAAAAAACAAATGTCGCTTTCGTTATCAGGTGGTTTTAATCCCGACATGCACTTCAAAGACAACTACATTACCTATGAAGGTGGCAATACCGACTTTCTCGGTTTTGACGATGGTAATCGGAAAATGCCCATTTCGTCGCAAACAACCATTCCACACCCGGCCGGTGACAATGGTACCTTAGAGGGGATTACAAGGTCGTTCAACAGCACTTTGGCAACCAAACGGCAACAGTCCATGCCCAATTTCGGACTGGGTTTCAGCTACGGAAACCGGTATGATGTGGGCGACAACAACACTTTGGGCTTTATTGCTTCATTAGACTACAAAAACGAAACGGAGTTTTATGAAGGCTTCGAGAGTGGGCTCTACCAAAAACACCCCGATGCCAGCGAATATGAACTGCGTTACAACCGCAGGCGCCAGGGTGATTTAGGAATCAACAATGTATTGCTGTCCGGATTGGCCGGGCTCTCATATAAAACAGGCCGGTCCAAATACAGGTTTAATATATTACATATTCAGAATGGCAGATCACAAGCTGCTTTTTTCAATCAAAGCACACAAATTGCAGATGCCCGTAACGATATAAAAGACAACCTGGAATATACTGAACGTTCAGTAACCAACGCCTTAATATCCGGAAAACATACTTCTGAAGACACTTCATTTACTACCGAATGGAGCCTGTCTCCGACCTTGAGTAAAGTGAAGGATAAAGATGTCAGACTGACTACTTACCAAATTGAGCCCGACGGATACTCTATCAATGACAACGCCGGTCTGCCTATGAGATTATGGCGTGATTTGGAGGAAACAAATGTTGTTGGTAAAGTGGATTTCACAAAAGATCATTCCATGTTTGGCCATAAATCTGTGTTGAAATTCGGTGGTCTGTACAGTTACAAAAAAAGGGATTATTCCATTTACAATTATGAAATACTGCATTATGCCACCAGTACCCAAAATGTAGAATATGACCCCAATTCCATTTTGGCTCCCGGGAACATCTGGACACCTGAAACCAACGCCGGAAGCTATATCCGAGGGAACTATCAGCCGGCGAACACCTATGAGTCCAATCAGAATACTGCAGCCCTTTACGTTTCCAACGAGTTTAAGTTAAGCGATGCTTTCAGAGCCATAATCGGTGTCAGGGGGGAATACTTCACTACCTTTTTTACCGGTCAGGACAATTCAGGCGATATACAGATGGACAACGAAAAGACCATTGATAAAATGGATATTTTCCCTTCGGCAAACCTCATTTACGGGCTTAACGAAAACACCAACTTAAGAGCATCCTATTACAGAACCACGGCCCGTCCCAGTTTTAAAGAGCTCTCGGTGGTGCAAATTCGTGATTTGCTGACTGATATCCGGTTTATCGGGAATCTGGAATTGGAACCTACCTATATTGACAACCTGGATTTAAGGTATGAATTCTTTGGTGAAGAAGCCCAAATGGTTGCTGTAAGCGGTTTTTACAAACATTTTAAAGACCCCATAGAAATCGTGGCCTATAACAAAGAAAACCCAACCAATGTCCAACCCCGTAATGCAGAATCGGCACAAGTGTTCGGGGTGGAGTTAGAAGCCCGAAAAAACTTTGGTTTTTTAACTGAGGGGCTGAAAGACCTGAGTTTAAACCTCAACGTATCTATAATAGACTCTAAAATAGACATGACCGAACAGGAATTTGACGCCAGAAAACAAGCAGAAAGGGAAGGTGAAAACACTGATGATTCCCGTCAGCTACAGGGTCAGTCTCCTTATTTGATTAATGCCGGGCTGAATTATAAAAATGAAGAAATTGGTTTGGAAAGCGGACTGTTTTACAATGTTCAGGGCAAAACCCTGGAAGTTGTAGGCTCAGCCGGACTTTATCCGGATGTTTACACCATGCCTTTTAACAGCCTGAACTTTAATTTTTCAAAAACCTTAGGCGATGAACAGCGCTCTAAAATAAGCATTAAGGTGGAAAACCTTCTGGGAGATGACAGGGAAAGTCAGTACGAATCTTTCCGCGCTGCAAATCAAAACTTCTCGTTCCGTGCACCGGGAACAGAATTTTCCATTGGGTACAGTTACCGGTTTTAA
- a CDS encoding thrombospondin type 3 repeat-containing protein, with protein MKKTYIFFFVSVMLCLEVTAQATEKHHRVHEVLTDRTSVDQFCRDGITTNNDLKLNIIIEEKLPVGSVFRYGTKYWAVTYSKDTRGSDEDATINGTNIVLENFCSGIFSYKHHRLKYMGNTISQAENNYCNSNPNEGVNIKVDIKIENPLIEGKVYFIGRNFSASHPRGYYYVVYAGYHDGSDEDYIMDGSSLTAPVKFTDSDNDGVPNACDNCPNRSNSNQADRDGDGIGDVCDDSDGDGVRDAYDDCPTEPGPSSNNGCPEEEGEPDLVLDKTRTSISSDCLTCPSTLSDLGTQRHVIKKQTGTGITINQIAVKNNGDEDAGSSTAALYLSSDNNLDSGDSKFNATISVSSISAGSRKTTGGTSLYNYQFTRSNGNYYLLLVLDDTESVSESNENNNVTAIPITLQN; from the coding sequence ATGAAAAAAACCTACATTTTCTTTTTTGTTTCGGTTATGCTATGCTTGGAGGTGACCGCTCAGGCAACAGAAAAACACCATCGTGTCCACGAAGTTCTGACAGATCGTACTTCAGTGGATCAGTTTTGTAGAGATGGTATAACTACGAATAATGATTTGAAGTTAAATATCATAATTGAAGAAAAGCTACCAGTAGGTTCTGTTTTTAGATATGGAACAAAATATTGGGCAGTCACCTATTCAAAAGATACCAGGGGGAGTGATGAAGACGCTACTATCAACGGAACTAATATTGTTTTGGAAAATTTTTGCAGTGGCATATTTAGTTATAAACATCACAGACTAAAATATATGGGAAATACAATATCCCAAGCTGAAAATAACTACTGTAACTCAAATCCTAATGAGGGAGTCAACATTAAAGTTGATATTAAAATAGAAAATCCATTAATAGAAGGAAAAGTTTATTTTATTGGCAGAAATTTTTCAGCAAGTCATCCAAGAGGGTATTACTATGTCGTTTATGCAGGCTATCATGATGGATCCGATGAAGATTATATTATGGACGGTAGTTCTCTAACAGCACCTGTGAAATTTACGGACTCAGACAATGACGGGGTTCCCAATGCCTGCGATAACTGCCCCAACAGATCTAATTCCAACCAGGCCGACCGGGACGGAGACGGTATAGGTGATGTTTGTGATGACAGTGACGGCGATGGTGTGAGGGATGCTTATGACGACTGCCCGACCGAACCGGGCCCCTCTTCAAACAATGGTTGTCCGGAAGAAGAAGGTGAACCCGATTTAGTCCTGGATAAAACCCGAACTTCCATTAGTAGCGATTGTTTAACCTGTCCGTCAACTTTGAGTGACTTGGGGACACAACGACATGTAATAAAAAAACAAACAGGAACCGGAATAACAATAAATCAAATTGCCGTCAAAAATAATGGGGATGAGGATGCAGGATCTTCCACCGCAGCCCTATATCTATCGTCAGACAACAATTTAGATAGTGGTGATTCTAAATTTAACGCTACCATTTCTGTATCTTCTATAAGTGCAGGAAGCAGAAAAACAACGGGAGGAACATCTCTTTATAATTATCAATTCACCAGGTCCAATGGAAATTATTATCTACTTCTGGTCCTGGACGATACGGAATCTGTTTCAGAAAGTAATGAAAATAACAACGTTACTGCAATTCCCATTACACTTCAAAATTAA
- a CDS encoding T9SS type A sorting domain-containing protein, which translates to MKKLYFFILTLGFITLGNAQEQDSSVRKEPNYRALVTRPSQETEPKKDIEDFRLFPNPVTDGIVAIHTRKNLPKAISIYDVLGKEVLNTKITGKTLNVSSLNSGIYIIKVTETNYTSTRKLVVK; encoded by the coding sequence ATGAAAAAACTTTACTTTTTTATCCTCACATTGGGTTTTATAACCCTGGGAAATGCCCAGGAGCAGGATTCTTCTGTGCGTAAAGAACCCAATTACAGAGCTTTGGTTACCAGGCCCTCACAGGAAACCGAACCCAAAAAGGACATTGAAGATTTTCGCCTGTTCCCCAATCCGGTTACCGATGGTATTGTAGCCATACATACCCGGAAAAACCTCCCAAAGGCCATTTCCATTTACGATGTATTGGGAAAAGAAGTGTTGAACACCAAAATAACCGGAAAAACACTCAACGTATCCTCCTTAAACTCCGGTATATACATCATAAAAGTTACGGAGACCAACTATACTTCTACCAGAAAGCTCGTGGTTAAATAA
- a CDS encoding DUF6265 family protein, with protein sequence MKILLLLFFVPITFLKAQQTLQWQENTISPEAALTDVNWISGHWKGEALGGTAEEIWSPPLGDSMMGAFKLVADGKVKFYELCTINQTGQTLLLRIKHFDNDMKGWEEKDETEDFRLIKIEKDKVFFDGLTFEKVHHNELNIHVRFQESGEEVTFNYKRAK encoded by the coding sequence ATGAAAATACTTTTACTGCTCTTCTTTGTTCCGATCACCTTTTTAAAGGCACAACAAACCCTGCAATGGCAGGAAAACACCATTTCTCCCGAAGCTGCCCTGACCGACGTTAACTGGATATCCGGTCACTGGAAAGGAGAAGCGCTGGGAGGGACCGCAGAAGAAATATGGAGTCCCCCGCTCGGCGATTCCATGATGGGCGCCTTTAAACTCGTGGCAGACGGCAAAGTGAAATTTTACGAACTGTGCACCATCAACCAGACGGGCCAGACCCTGCTCTTACGTATAAAACATTTCGACAACGATATGAAAGGCTGGGAGGAAAAAGACGAAACCGAGGATTTCCGACTGATAAAGATCGAAAAGGACAAAGTGTTTTTTGACGGGCTTACCTTTGAAAAGGTACACCACAACGAACTGAACATACATGTACGCTTTCAGGAGTCGGGCGAAGAAGTGACATTTAATTACAAACGCGCAAAGTAA